From a region of the Paenibacillus sp. FSL R10-2734 genome:
- a CDS encoding metalloregulator ArsR/SmtB family transcription factor yields MNTEIQQFKTEFFKALAHPMRIRILELLSEGEKNVNELQAILGSEGSAVSQQLAVLRAKNVVASVKEGTTVIYSLRDPLIKDLLVVAKQIFDNHLVNTISLLEGMRGE; encoded by the coding sequence ATGAACACCGAAATTCAGCAATTTAAGACCGAATTCTTTAAGGCGTTGGCTCATCCGATGCGTATTCGAATTCTGGAGCTGCTTAGCGAAGGCGAGAAGAATGTGAATGAACTACAGGCGATTCTAGGTTCGGAAGGCTCTGCTGTATCTCAGCAGTTAGCTGTTTTGCGGGCCAAGAATGTAGTAGCCAGTGTAAAAGAAGGCACCACAGTGATCTATTCGTTACGTGATCCGCTGATTAAAGATCTTCTGGTCGTAGCGAAGCAAATATTTGATAATCATCTCGTGAATACCATTTCATTGCTGGAAGGCATGCGCGGCGAGTGA
- the sulP gene encoding sulfate permease: MTGWGRYKGYNMNAFRKDLISGTIVGVIAIPLGMAFAIASGVKPEYGIYTTIVAGICISLFGGSKFQIGGPTGAFIPILFAIAMEYGYENLLIAGMMAGVILLLMGLLKLGVLIKFIPKPVTIGFTAGIAVIIFTGQIANFLGLRDIERHERFVDNMKEIGLHLSTVNGYSILTAVICLVVVILAIRFAPKVPGSLVGLLCATVIAALFFSGKVTTIGSAYGDIPNTLPSFHFPNITWERITLLIRPAFIIAMLGAIESLLSAVVADGMTGSRHNSNRELIGQGIANIVAPLFGGIPATGAIARTATNIKSGAVSPISGIVHGVVVFLILLLFAPYASSIPLAAMAPILMVVAWNMSERKQFLHLLKIKTGDSLVLFITFLLTIFADLTLAVEVGLILAVILFVKRMGEVHLVAKVLPDPNSVKVEAHMVTESHDCPQIGIYTVEGPLFFGAAYRFDDTMPSYGSDQPRIILMRMGKVPFMDTTGESNLVELVRHLQASGGKLMISSIQPQPLELLKKTGLYDTIGEAQFYRHTGEAINEALNSINYSKCIGCSHHAFRECTAFSCLEDAESLRGLKGRKKPIVAPELNGGL; encoded by the coding sequence ATGACAGGGTGGGGCCGGTATAAAGGCTACAACATGAATGCATTTCGCAAGGATTTGATTTCGGGGACAATCGTCGGTGTTATTGCCATTCCTTTGGGGATGGCATTTGCTATTGCTTCCGGTGTAAAACCGGAGTATGGAATTTATACAACGATAGTTGCCGGGATATGTATTTCATTGTTCGGAGGATCAAAATTTCAGATTGGTGGGCCGACAGGTGCATTTATTCCTATCTTGTTCGCCATTGCAATGGAGTATGGCTACGAGAATCTGCTTATAGCAGGGATGATGGCAGGGGTTATTCTACTCCTCATGGGATTATTAAAGCTGGGCGTACTGATTAAGTTTATTCCGAAGCCGGTTACGATTGGTTTCACAGCGGGAATAGCGGTCATTATCTTCACCGGACAGATTGCTAATTTCCTGGGGCTAAGGGATATAGAACGGCATGAGCGCTTTGTAGATAACATGAAAGAAATTGGGCTTCATCTATCGACGGTGAATGGCTACAGTATTCTGACCGCCGTGATTTGTCTTGTCGTGGTTATCCTTGCGATCCGATTCGCTCCGAAGGTGCCTGGATCCTTGGTAGGCCTTCTGTGCGCGACTGTGATTGCTGCGTTATTCTTTAGCGGTAAGGTGACTACAATTGGCTCTGCATATGGGGATATTCCTAATACATTACCAAGCTTCCACTTTCCGAATATTACATGGGAACGGATTACACTGCTGATTCGTCCGGCCTTCATCATCGCGATGCTAGGTGCCATTGAATCATTATTGTCAGCTGTCGTAGCTGATGGAATGACGGGCAGCCGCCATAACAGCAACCGTGAGCTGATCGGTCAAGGGATTGCGAATATTGTCGCTCCATTGTTCGGAGGGATACCGGCTACAGGTGCCATTGCTAGAACAGCGACAAATATCAAAAGCGGTGCTGTTTCTCCGATCTCAGGAATTGTTCACGGTGTAGTGGTGTTCCTAATTCTTCTGTTGTTTGCACCCTATGCTTCTAGTATTCCTCTGGCAGCGATGGCGCCTATTCTTATGGTAGTAGCTTGGAATATGAGTGAGCGCAAACAATTTCTTCATTTGCTGAAGATCAAGACCGGTGATTCATTGGTGTTATTTATCACCTTCTTATTAACGATATTTGCTGATTTAACGCTGGCTGTAGAGGTAGGATTGATTCTTGCGGTCATTCTGTTTGTGAAACGAATGGGAGAGGTTCATTTAGTAGCCAAAGTGCTGCCTGATCCAAATTCCGTTAAGGTTGAGGCACATATGGTTACGGAGAGTCATGATTGTCCGCAAATTGGAATTTATACGGTGGAGGGTCCGCTGTTTTTTGGCGCTGCTTATCGATTCGATGACACTATGCCAAGCTATGGCTCGGATCAACCCAGAATTATATTAATGCGGATGGGAAAAGTACCCTTCATGGATACAACGGGTGAATCTAATCTGGTAGAGCTGGTGCGGCATTTACAAGCTAGTGGAGGGAAATTGATGATTTCCAGTATTCAGCCGCAGCCACTTGAATTGCTCAAGAAAACTGGACTATATGACACCATAGGAGAGGCGCAATTTTATCGGCATACTGGTGAAGCGATTAATGAAGCACTTAACAGTATCAATTACAGCAAGTGCATCGGATGCAGTCATCACGCATTTAGGGAGTGTACTGCGTTCTCCTGTCTGGAGGATGCGGAGAGTCTGCGCGGCTTGAAGGGGCGTAAGAAGCCTATAGTTGCACCTGAACTAAATGGTGGTCTCTGA
- a CDS encoding Ger(x)C family spore germination protein, whose protein sequence is MLKKVILVFITLILLISVTGCWNYSEVDEISIVAGVGIDKGKKEGEIAVTVEIVDTKEGSQSEQTGFKMLTLSGKTIFDIVRGMISITGKKLFWSHSKVIVLSEEIAREGVIKVIDWYNRDTETRSDVFIFVSKEKTAQEVISLSSVTESIMAYALAQQMRSEHNTSTAPVVEIWDFIDKLEASGEFAIAPLIYIYEENKTKNARVSGTAIFRMDKMVGTISGEETKYMLFTKDQIQGGVLPLNDEQGKPAFSLEILSNKTKVKPIWNDGKLQMQINTETQVGLDEVMAPEEFNNIGSKEILEKRAGKELQQRMLSVIHRVQQDYHADVFGFGELVHERMPQTWKKVKENWGQEFSELDVVVNSKVIIKSSGQTNRSIQTH, encoded by the coding sequence ATGCTGAAAAAGGTAATCCTGGTCTTTATAACTCTGATCCTTCTTATAAGTGTAACTGGTTGTTGGAACTACTCTGAAGTGGATGAGATATCGATTGTAGCTGGGGTGGGGATTGATAAGGGGAAGAAAGAGGGGGAAATAGCGGTAACCGTTGAGATTGTGGATACGAAGGAAGGATCGCAATCAGAACAGACCGGATTTAAGATGCTAACCCTTTCTGGGAAGACGATATTTGATATCGTGCGAGGAATGATCTCCATTACAGGAAAAAAATTATTTTGGAGTCATTCTAAAGTAATTGTACTTAGTGAAGAGATAGCCCGGGAAGGGGTTATCAAAGTGATTGATTGGTATAACAGAGATACAGAAACAAGGTCAGATGTATTCATATTTGTGTCTAAGGAGAAGACGGCTCAGGAAGTCATTAGTCTAAGCAGTGTAACGGAAAGTATTATGGCCTATGCGCTTGCGCAACAGATGAGATCTGAGCACAATACCAGTACGGCTCCCGTCGTGGAAATTTGGGACTTCATTGATAAGCTGGAGGCTTCTGGTGAATTTGCAATAGCTCCGCTTATCTATATTTATGAAGAAAATAAGACGAAAAATGCTCGGGTAAGTGGGACAGCTATATTCAGAATGGATAAAATGGTTGGCACGATTAGCGGTGAAGAAACGAAATATATGCTCTTTACTAAAGATCAAATCCAGGGTGGGGTGCTACCCTTAAATGATGAACAAGGAAAACCTGCCTTTTCGCTTGAGATTCTGTCTAATAAAACAAAAGTAAAGCCTATATGGAACGATGGCAAATTGCAAATGCAAATTAACACAGAAACGCAAGTCGGACTGGATGAGGTAATGGCTCCGGAAGAATTCAATAATATTGGTAGCAAGGAAATCCTTGAGAAGCGTGCCGGAAAGGAATTACAGCAACGGATGCTCTCCGTTATCCATAGGGTTCAGCAGGATTATCATGCCGATGTTTTTGGGTTTGGAGAGCTTGTGCATGAGAGAATGCCGCAAACCTGGAAGAAAGTTAAGGAAAACTGGGGACAGGAATTCTCCGAATTGGACGTCGTTGTAAATTCCAAAGTGATTATTAAGAGCAGTGGGCAAACCAATAGATCTATCCAGACTCATTAA
- a CDS encoding MGMT family protein, translated as MTPFTEQVIRIIQSIPEGKVMTYGGIARAAGSPRGARQVVRILHSMSRKYKLPWHRVINAKGMISLTEDESSSLQKLFLQEEGIIFNEKGVVDLKQFQFDPEGMD; from the coding sequence ATGACACCATTTACGGAACAAGTGATACGTATCATACAATCCATACCTGAAGGTAAAGTGATGACCTATGGAGGCATTGCCCGCGCGGCGGGAAGTCCAAGGGGCGCGAGGCAGGTCGTTCGTATCCTTCACTCCATGAGTAGAAAATATAAGCTCCCCTGGCATCGGGTCATCAACGCCAAAGGAATGATCTCCTTGACTGAAGATGAGTCTAGCTCCCTCCAGAAGCTTTTTTTGCAGGAGGAAGGAATTATTTTTAATGAAAAGGGTGTTGTAGACCTGAAGCAATTCCAATTTGATCCGGAAGGTATGGATTAA
- a CDS encoding nitroreductase family protein, which translates to MNATQTQTNDFKEIITGRRSIRKYDPSVKISKEEMTQILTEATLAPSSVNMQPWRFLVIESDEAKATLAPLAKFNGVQVETSAAMIAIFGDLNNFDYAEEIYGTAVERGLMPAEVKENQLARLSAHFATLPHDVNKDTVLIDGALVAMQLMLVARAHGYDTNPIGGYEKDQIAEAFGMEKDRYVPVMLLSIGKAVDAGYPSVRLPIDKIAEWK; encoded by the coding sequence ATGAACGCTACACAAACACAAACAAATGATTTTAAAGAGATTATTACGGGTCGCCGCTCTATCCGCAAATATGATCCATCCGTTAAAATCAGCAAAGAAGAGATGACACAGATTCTTACTGAAGCTACACTTGCTCCATCTTCTGTGAACATGCAGCCTTGGCGTTTTCTGGTCATTGAAAGTGACGAAGCGAAAGCTACTTTAGCCCCTCTTGCTAAATTTAATGGCGTACAAGTAGAAACCTCTGCAGCTATGATTGCCATTTTCGGTGATTTGAACAATTTCGACTATGCTGAGGAGATTTATGGTACAGCTGTTGAACGTGGACTAATGCCTGCTGAAGTAAAAGAGAATCAATTGGCTAGATTATCCGCTCACTTCGCAACTCTGCCACATGATGTTAATAAAGACACCGTACTGATTGATGGTGCTCTTGTTGCGATGCAATTGATGCTGGTTGCTCGTGCACATGGTTACGATACGAATCCAATTGGTGGTTATGAGAAAGATCAAATCGCCGAAGCGTTTGGCATGGAAAAAGATCGTTATGTTCCTGTAATGTTGCTTTCCATTGGTAAGGCTGTTGATGCAGGTTATCCATCTGTTCGCTTACCTATCGATAAGATTGCTGAGTGGAAATAA
- a CDS encoding putative quinol monooxygenase — MIIIHAELKVNPERREQFLAESKTLLTATHAEEGNLSYELYENAGEANSFIMVETWRDAEAVSSHNTSPHFTAFSAKASEFLAAPLDVKVFSGEQVK; from the coding sequence ATGATCATTATCCATGCTGAACTCAAAGTGAATCCGGAACGTCGCGAACAGTTTTTGGCGGAGTCAAAAACACTGCTCACAGCTACTCACGCTGAAGAGGGAAATCTCTCTTACGAGCTGTATGAGAATGCTGGAGAAGCCAATTCATTTATTATGGTTGAGACATGGCGCGACGCTGAAGCGGTATCCAGCCACAATACGAGCCCTCACTTTACCGCGTTCTCAGCTAAAGCGAGTGAATTCTTGGCTGCGCCACTTGACGTAAAAGTATTTAGCGGAGAACAAGTGAAATAA
- a CDS encoding DUF1361 domain-containing protein gives MKELNYPKVFMLLAGLSVATLAVYRVVSLQTDSFYAFLIWNLFLAWIPFLFSMAAYELDKRKIGGLLLVPLGIAWLLFFPNAPYLMTDLVHLTVRKSRYIVDGTIQNRYWYDLVTLLLFTWSGWLTGFFSLYQFQAVVYRKTSLLFSWVFVLAACVLGGYGVLLGRVYRLNSWDVLTDRHQLYQLVMDSLNRQSVFFSLFIAFVLLVIYATMYCLLNGLGTSERGRGSKSIRG, from the coding sequence ATGAAGGAATTAAATTATCCGAAGGTGTTTATGCTCTTGGCGGGTCTGTCTGTGGCGACATTGGCCGTATATCGTGTAGTGTCTCTTCAGACGGATTCGTTTTATGCTTTTTTAATCTGGAATTTGTTCTTGGCTTGGATTCCGTTCCTGTTCTCCATGGCTGCTTATGAACTGGATAAAAGGAAGATAGGCGGCTTACTGCTTGTTCCGCTAGGTATCGCTTGGCTGCTGTTCTTTCCCAACGCGCCTTATCTCATGACTGATCTGGTGCATTTAACGGTAAGAAAAAGCAGATATATCGTGGATGGCACGATTCAGAATCGGTATTGGTATGACTTGGTTACCCTTCTGTTATTCACTTGGAGCGGCTGGTTGACCGGGTTCTTCTCTTTATACCAGTTCCAGGCGGTTGTTTATCGCAAAACCAGCCTGCTGTTCTCTTGGGTATTCGTACTCGCAGCATGTGTGCTTGGAGGTTATGGAGTACTGCTTGGCCGAGTCTACAGGCTTAACAGCTGGGACGTACTGACGGACCGGCATCAGTTGTACCAACTAGTTATGGATAGCTTGAATCGACAGTCGGTATTTTTCAGCTTGTTCATTGCGTTTGTATTGCTGGTTATCTACGCTACGATGTACTGCTTGCTAAATGGTCTTGGAACCAGTGAAAGAGGAAGGGGCTCCAAGAGCATACGTGGTTAA
- a CDS encoding spore germination protein, protein MKPIVTGVTTMEKQTAGDNSEASQKNTTSGQTPSTSLDEMMNLFRQIFKDDGTLRIRVLNNEFRADLRFGLVSVDGMVDKHMIQEGVIKPLMAFDFTRMEYGNTAELVEKIRTQVINVSDVVASTDLDEMISAIIAGKTLLLLDGYAGVLNINAQGWATKAITDPVTEKSVYGPREGFTESLLVNLTQIRRRLQDPDLKFIFSPMGSRSKTQVCICYIESLASPSIVKELQDRLKQVDIDLILDTSYLSELIRDEPFSPFEMTGSTERPDSLVSKMMEGRVALLIEGSPYAMTVPYLFVENFQASSDYYINYYFGSFNRMLRIIGAFLSLSIPALYVALVTYSQEMIPTQLLLSIATSRVAVPFPTVVEAVFMLTIFEILREAGERIPTYIGQAISIVGALVLGQAAVEARLVSAPMIIVVGLTGIMTLLNPKLTGPLIVVRALLLIASFMLGVYGYFLGMLGLVIHLMSLRSFGVSYMLGIGSIRPQDIKDTAIRAPWWHMYLRPAMIGARNRKRKGTNKIERRP, encoded by the coding sequence ATGAAACCTATTGTGACAGGAGTGACTACTATGGAGAAACAGACAGCAGGAGATAACAGCGAAGCTTCTCAAAAAAATACGACGTCTGGGCAGACTCCAAGTACGTCACTAGATGAAATGATGAACCTGTTTCGGCAAATATTCAAGGATGATGGAACCCTTAGAATCAGAGTGCTAAATAATGAGTTCCGTGCAGATCTTCGCTTCGGGTTAGTTAGCGTTGATGGGATGGTTGACAAGCATATGATTCAGGAGGGTGTTATTAAGCCATTGATGGCTTTTGACTTCACCAGAATGGAGTATGGCAACACAGCGGAGCTAGTGGAGAAGATTCGGACGCAGGTTATTAACGTTTCGGATGTAGTTGCTTCTACAGATTTGGATGAAATGATCAGTGCGATTATAGCTGGTAAGACTTTATTGCTGCTGGACGGCTATGCGGGTGTGCTCAATATTAATGCGCAAGGCTGGGCGACAAAAGCGATTACGGACCCAGTGACCGAGAAAAGTGTTTATGGTCCGCGGGAAGGATTTACAGAATCGCTGCTAGTTAACTTGACCCAAATCCGCCGAAGATTGCAAGATCCGGATCTGAAGTTCATTTTTAGCCCGATGGGATCACGTTCCAAAACACAGGTATGCATCTGCTATATAGAAAGCCTGGCATCACCAAGTATTGTTAAAGAATTGCAAGATCGACTTAAGCAGGTTGATATAGACCTTATTCTGGATACGTCATATCTTTCGGAATTAATAAGAGACGAACCCTTTTCACCCTTTGAAATGACAGGAAGCACAGAACGCCCGGATTCCCTAGTTAGTAAAATGATGGAGGGTAGAGTGGCCTTGCTTATAGAAGGCAGTCCGTATGCGATGACCGTACCTTATCTATTTGTGGAAAATTTCCAAGCAAGCTCTGATTATTATATTAACTATTATTTTGGTTCTTTTAACCGAATGCTAAGAATAATTGGAGCTTTTTTGTCTCTTAGTATACCTGCTCTTTATGTGGCCTTGGTTACCTACAGTCAGGAGATGATACCTACCCAATTATTGCTAAGCATTGCTACTTCGAGAGTAGCGGTCCCCTTTCCGACAGTAGTAGAGGCGGTGTTCATGTTAACTATATTTGAAATCCTAAGAGAGGCAGGAGAACGGATTCCTACCTATATTGGACAAGCAATCAGCATCGTAGGGGCTCTTGTGTTGGGACAGGCGGCCGTAGAAGCCAGATTAGTGAGTGCTCCGATGATTATTGTAGTCGGCTTAACCGGAATTATGACGCTGCTCAATCCTAAATTGACGGGCCCATTAATTGTAGTAAGGGCACTTCTGCTAATTGCAAGCTTTATGCTAGGAGTTTACGGGTACTTTCTCGGGATGCTCGGGCTTGTTATTCATTTGATGAGTCTGCGTTCCTTTGGGGTATCATACATGCTTGGGATAGGCTCTATCCGTCCACAGGATATTAAAGATACAGCGATTAGGGCACCATGGTGGCATATGTATCTGCGTCCAGCGATGATCGGGGCACGGAACAGGAAGAGAAAAGGGACCAATAAAATAGAGAGAAGGCCATGA
- a CDS encoding endospore germination permease has protein sequence MNKEIIPVGHMISVTVLFFVGTSIFMGLPGQSGNSKWIALLFAMVLAVPLLLIYARLHVLFPGKDLFDMLIVVFGSVLGRMISCLYIWYAFHLGALALRVFGEFSRLIALTETPMLVPMLCVGLLCIWVVKAGIEVLGRSAKLLLLFTIAVNLIIFILSTSKLEYHHILPLVDKGWYSVFSDTLGTSSVIFAEGIIILGAFSTISNKATGKKILFGGVLISGMIILSATLRNLLMLGPEVVSSLNFPSYVSASRINVGDFLSRIEASTAVVFVITTFIKASLCLYVASSGLAKVFKLKSYRSVVLQLGLLMIYFADFVYKDMMEMQYFYYNIYKFYAFPFQVIIPLALWICAEIMVSRSKSKQIAS, from the coding sequence ATGAATAAGGAGATCATTCCTGTAGGGCATATGATTAGCGTTACGGTTTTGTTTTTTGTGGGAACTTCCATATTTATGGGCTTGCCAGGACAATCCGGTAACAGCAAGTGGATCGCTCTACTTTTTGCCATGGTACTTGCAGTTCCTCTTCTGCTGATATACGCAAGACTTCATGTTCTTTTTCCGGGTAAGGATCTGTTTGATATGCTGATCGTTGTATTTGGTAGCGTTCTCGGGCGAATGATCTCCTGTCTCTATATTTGGTATGCATTCCATCTGGGGGCACTGGCTCTCAGGGTCTTTGGAGAATTCAGTAGATTGATCGCCCTGACCGAAACACCGATGCTTGTTCCTATGCTATGTGTTGGGTTATTGTGCATTTGGGTGGTTAAGGCAGGGATTGAGGTGCTGGGAAGAAGCGCGAAGCTTCTGCTTCTATTTACGATAGCTGTGAATTTGATTATTTTCATATTATCTACTTCAAAGCTGGAATATCATCACATACTCCCTTTAGTTGATAAAGGCTGGTATTCGGTGTTTAGCGATACTCTGGGTACGTCTTCTGTTATATTCGCAGAGGGTATAATAATTCTGGGGGCATTTAGTACTATATCTAACAAAGCCACAGGTAAGAAAATATTATTTGGTGGTGTACTGATTTCTGGGATGATTATTCTTTCGGCTACGCTACGTAATCTATTGATGCTCGGTCCTGAAGTAGTGTCCAGTCTGAATTTCCCCTCTTATGTGTCTGCGAGTCGTATTAATGTAGGTGATTTTCTATCAAGAATTGAGGCTTCCACGGCTGTTGTATTTGTAATCACAACCTTCATAAAAGCAAGCTTATGTCTGTATGTAGCTAGCAGTGGATTAGCTAAAGTATTTAAATTAAAAAGCTATCGCTCCGTCGTGCTTCAGCTAGGACTGCTCATGATTTATTTTGCCGATTTTGTGTACAAGGACATGATGGAAATGCAGTATTTTTACTACAATATTTATAAATTCTACGCCTTTCCATTTCAGGTGATTATTCCACTGGCATTATGGATTTGCGCTGAGATTATGGTTAGTAGAAGTAAAAGTAAGCAGATAGCCTCATAG
- a CDS encoding antibiotic biosynthesis monooxygenase, with protein MILEAAMLQVKPGLTTEFEKSFKEASSLISSIEGYMGHELQHCLEDDHKYLLLVKWRTLEDHTVGFRESSQYQEWKALLHHYYDPFPVVEHFTRINLD; from the coding sequence ATGATTTTGGAAGCTGCGATGCTGCAAGTGAAGCCTGGTTTGACTACTGAATTTGAAAAAAGCTTCAAGGAGGCATCAAGCTTAATCTCCTCCATAGAAGGCTATATGGGGCATGAACTCCAACATTGCTTGGAGGATGATCATAAGTATTTGCTGCTTGTGAAGTGGAGAACGCTTGAAGATCACACTGTTGGCTTCAGAGAATCCAGCCAGTATCAGGAATGGAAGGCACTGCTTCACCATTACTACGATCCATTTCCGGTAGTTGAACATTTTACCCGTATTAATCTGGACTAA